Genomic DNA from Ascaphus truei isolate aAscTru1 unplaced genomic scaffold, aAscTru1.hap1 HAP1_SCAFFOLD_719, whole genome shotgun sequence:
AGTTCATGGGACGGCGTGTCACAGTGctgtccccttctccccccaggACCTGGAGTACCTGTCAGAAGGGTTAGAGGGGCGGTCCCACAGCCCAGCCGCGCTGCTCTTTGATTCGCTCCTGAGACCAGACGCAGACTTTGTGGGGGACGCGGATTCCGTCCTGACCTGGAAGCACGAGCCCCAGAGCGCGATCCCACACGTGGTGCTGGGGAGAGACCCCCCGGGGGGCGCCTGGAACGTGAGTTTGTACTTATTGCTTTCTGACCGATTTAACCCCTTCGTGCCACAAAGGCTGCCGACACATTGCGAGCAATATAATGACATGTGGAGCGATCCACGGGAGGAAAGTCTGGCACTGACGGAGTTAAAGAAAAGAGGCAAACAGCTGTTGGAGTCCTCACCCTACAAGTTACGGACTCTTAAAGTCCGATAACTGCTTTTAAACACAAATCTGTTGGTTATCACTGTGTACCGCAGTCAGCCGGCAGAGCTGCTCCGTGTCCCTCAATAACAGAGGTACTCAGCAGAACTGTATAGTGCAGCATGTTTATAGAATATGATATACTGCTTTTCCCATATTATCATGGTATAGCAGCCAGTAATGGGATAATGACACGAAGTTGCCAGGACTCAGGATTACATGTTCTGTTTACACGTTATTGGGTCGGATCAGGTGACAGGAACCTTATCAGGAGATAGAACCACTCGGAATGTGGGAAGTAATTATTATAACCAGGATTCAAAGCAATGATTCGTTGCTGCGGATTGTACCAGAAGGATCCAGCGTCTTTCCACCTGTGCCCATCATACCCTGACCCTTACACAGTAACACCTGTGCCCATCGTACCCTGACCCTTACACAGTAACACCTGTGCCCATCATACCCTGACCCTTACACAGTAACACCTGTGCCCATCATACCCTGACCCTTACACAGTAACACCTGTGCCCATCATACCCCGACTCTTACACAGTAACACCTGTGACCATCATACCCTGACCCTTACACAGTAACACCTGTGCCCATCGTACCCTGACCCTTACACAGTAACACCTGTGCCCATCATACCCTGACCCTTACACAGTAACACCTGTGCCCATCATACCCTGACCCTTACACAGTAACACCTGTGCCCATCGTACCCTGACCCTTACACAGTAACACCTGTGCCCATCATACCCTGACCCTTACACAGTAACACCTGTGCCCATCATACCCTGACCCTTACACAGTAACACCTGTGCCCATCATACCCCGACTCTTACACAGTAACACCTGTGACCATCATACCCTGACCATTACACAGTAACACCTGTGCCCATCGTACCCTGACTCTTACACAGTAACACCTGTGCCCATCGTACCCTGACCCTTACACAGTAACACCTGTGCCCATCGTACCCTGACCCTTACACAGTAACACCTGTGCCCATCGTACCCTGACCCTTACACAGTAACACCTGTGCCCATCGTACCCTGACCCTTACACAGTAACACCTGTGCCCATCGTACCTTGACCCTTACACAGTAACACCTGTGCCCATCGTACCCTGACCCTTACACAGTAACACCTGTGCCCATCGTACCCTGACTCTTACACAGTAACACCTGTGCCCATCGTACCCTGACCCTTACACAGTAACACCTGTGCCCATCATACCCTGACCCTTACACAGTAACACCTGTACCCATCGTACCCTGACCCTTACACAGTAACACCTATGCCCATCATACCCTGACCCTTACACAGTAACACCTGTGCCCATCGTACCCTGACCCTTACACAGTAACACCTGTGCCCATCATACCCTGACCCTTACACAGTAACACCTGTACCCATCGTACCCTGACCCTTACACAGTAACATCTGTGCCCATCATACCCTGACCCTTACACAGTAACACCTGTGCCCATCGTACCCTGACCCTTACACAGTAACACCTGTGCCCATCATACCCTGACCCTTACACAGTAACACCTGTGCCCATCATACCCTGACCCTTACACAGTAACACCTGTGCCCATCATACCCTGACCCTTACACAGTAACACCTGTGCCCATCATACCCTGACCCTTACACAGTAACACCTGTGCCCATCATACCCTGACCCTTACACAGTAACACCTGTGCCCATCATACCCTGACCCTTACACAGTAACACCTGTGCCCATCATACCCCGACTCTTACACAGTAACACCTGTGACCATCATACCCTGACCCTTACACAGTAACACCTGTGCCCATCGTACCCTGACCCTTACACAGTAACACCTGTGCCCATCGTACCCTGACCCTTACACAGTAACACCTGTGCCCATCGTACCCTGACCCTTACACAGTAACACCTGTGCCCATCGTACCCTGACCCTTACACAGTAACACCTGTGCCCATCATACCCTGACCCTTACACAGTAACACCTGTGCCCATCGTACCCTGACCCTTACACAGTAACACCTGTGCCCATCGTACCCTGACCCTTACACAGTAACACCTGTGCCCATCGTACCCTGACCCTTACACAGTAACACCTGTGCCCATCATACCCTGACCCTTACACAGTAACACCTGTACCCATCGTACCCTGACCCTTACACAGTAACATCTGTGCCCATCATACCCTGACCCTTACACAGTAACACCTGTGCCCATCGTACCCTGACCCTTACACAGTAACATCTGTGCCCATCATACCCTGACCCTTACACAGTAACACCTGTGCCCATCGTACCCTGACCCTTACACAGTAACACCTGTGCCCATCATACCCTGACCCTTACACAGTAACACCTGTGCCCATCATACCCTGACCCTTACACAGTAACACCTGTGCCCATCATACCCTGACCCTTACACAGTAACACCTGTGCCCATCATACCCTGACCCTTACACATTAACACCTGTGCCCATCATACCCTGACCCTTACACATTAACACCTGTGCCCATCATACCCTGTAACATAACACctagtaacacagtaacacagaggtGACCGTTAATCTGTGTTTGTATCTCAGGCCATCGAGGGTCCCATGGTCACGCTGAGCCGGGGGAACTGGATGGGTCTCCCAGACTTTCCCTTCAAGGACTGGATGAGAATGAAGAGGAGGTGAGAACCCCATAAACAAGGGTCCCGTAACTAGGGTGCCAAACTAACCTGAAAGGTGCTTCACGGGAGAACGCCTTATACTGGACGTCCGTCAGCGAAGAGCGCTGCCGGACATCTGGGGTGGCGACCATGTGAACGCCCGACGGGCGATGTGACCGGTAGTGGACAGCACATCACTCCTGTTTCATTGGGACGTCCCAATCTGATGAAGAGGTGAACTTGATTAAGCCCTAGAATACAAGCATGAATGATGACGTACCTTACCGAGTGCCTGTAGCGTGCCGTACCAGTTACATCATTAGGGCACTGTAAATGTTAATAGATGATtgctaatattaataataatagtttatATAAAGTTGGCCGTGTACGCAGCGCGGTACATAGAATTATGGGGGCACCGCgactccctgccccgaagagcttacaatctcattttGGGGACTGCGGCACGGGAAGATAAAATGACCTCCCCAGGGTCACAAGCAGCGGACACCGAGATTcaaattcagtcctcaagaccccccaacagttcCGGCTTtgtggatatcccagcttcagcacaggtggcccactcgaagagccactgattgagccacctgtgctgaagtagggactgattgagccacctgtgctgaagcagggatatcccgaaaacctgacttgttggtggcccttgaggcctagAGTGGGCTGCCCAGCGTGTTCCAGGCCTGCcgtggcagtgaaagggtggaAGAGGTTGAGATTTGTCAAAACGGCGTGTTCGGGCAGAGGGATCGCCGATTCAGAGAGGAAGTCTGTGATGAAATAGGGCAGAAGCCTGCAGACGAGTGTCTCCGCGGAGAAACCACAATCCTGCCAAGTTTGCGGGCCGCCCACACGTTTAGCCGTGAGCTGTGTGCCCACGTTTTCTGGCCAATTGATTGATTGCCCCTGAAATCCGGTGAGGGCGGGTTCCTGAGATACCGATCTGTATAGTAGGGATTCTGCACTAAGTATTTACTACATTTTTGTAGCAGGAAAAACCTCTCTGGAATTCGTATCTGGAGTTGAGGCCACGTTCCTGGGACACGGAGCCGAGGATGCATGGAGGCAAAGTAAAAAGACAGTCCTGAGAGAGTGGCCTTCTCTTTACTGTGCCTCGAAGATTTTGTGTCACTTCGGCCAAGCACCTTTTTCAATAAACGTGTTATTCTTTCTGCTCACGCAGATGGTTACAGGAAGTAAACAGCTGATACCGTGTCCAGCGCCACGGACTCACATTTCCGCTCTCTGTTTTGCAGGAACCTGAGAGACGACAGGGCCACGGCGGGTGACATCCTGAATTATTACCGGCACTACGTGAAGAAGAAGAGACTCCGGGAAAACTTCGTCTCGGGAAGTGTCGTCACCTCCGTGGTGAGAGTTGGCAAAGGTGCTCAGAGTCCACACGCAAGCGAGATATTCCGCCGCGATTCCGGGTGGAAAGGGGAGGACGCCCAACGGAAGAGACTCTTCCAGGTGACTGGATTTGTAAAACGTGGCTGTGGGTCTCAGAAACCCTTCTCTATCTACGCAGAGAACGTGGTTCTTGCCACGGGGACCTACGACAGCCCCTCTTGGTTGGGCGTCAGAGGAGAAGACCTCCCCTTCGTCCGACACCAGATCTCCGCTCTGGAAGAGGCGGTAAAGACAAAGCAGGTTCACCAGCACACAGACCCGGTGCTGATCATTGGGGCTGGGCTGACAGCCGCCGACGCCGTCTTGCTAGCGCACCACTACAACATCCCTGTGATCCACGCCTTCCGCAGGAGCGTCAGCGACCCGGCGCTCATCTTCAACCAGCTGCCGCAGGTCATGTACCCAGAGTACCACAAGGTGCACCAGATGATGAGGGAGCAGTCAGCCTTTGGCCACGGCCCCTATGAAGGTTACGTCAGCCTCCCCGAGCATCAGGTGGTCGGCTTCCAAGATGACAACAAGTGCGTCTTCAGGGACAAGCAAGGACAGCCCAAAGTGTTCAGCATCTCCATGGCCCTCATTCTCATCGGCTCCAACCCCAGCCTCTCCTTCCTCGCCAAAAACGGGACCTTCCTGGCCACGGACAGCGAGCAGCCGGTCAGCGCCAAGAGGAACCCACTGGACATTGACCCATTCACCTACGAATGTGTCCAAGAGAAAGGACTCTACGCCGTGGGGCCGCTGGCTGGTGATTATTTTGTGCGGTTTGTCCAAGGAGGAGCGTTGGCCGTGGCCAGCTCTCTGCTAAAGACTCAGAAGATTCCTCCCTAACAATCTGACCGGGCAAGTCCTTGTTACACCCGAGAGCTGCTGTGCGGGACAGCAACTGCCCCATCACCCTCCGGCACGGTGCGTTCTCCGGAGACTCCTCGCCCGTAACCGCGTCGGAGGCAAGATACACGTGTAATGGCGTGACCGAAAAGGTCCGTGAGCGCCGCAAAACGTGCAGCCACCattccaccccagaggtggctgcacccaCACGTCTAAAATGTCAATTCAGAAGGTGCTACAGTATAGAAGAGTAACGGGTTCCAGAAACATTTATATACAAATAATCCACGTACGGAACGTGGACTCCACCGTTCCCTCCATTCTTCCACCGTTAAAATGATCTTTCCAGCTTTTTATGGCTAGATTTGTTGTAACATATGAAAAATATTCTATTCATTTTGCCGATGACGACGACGTTGCCGTTTTCTCGGGAGACGGAGGGGACGTTATTTGGGGTTTGGTCTCATTTTTGGGTTAAGCCGAATAAAGAATCTTATGTTCACACTGTTTACTGAACAAGCGCAGAACACACAATAGAAGTATAAGCCTTTTATTAAACTAGCACAGGGGCGGGAACtcaggtcctcaagggccaccaacaggccgggtATTAgcgatatccctgcgtcagcacaggtggctccctcttgtgctgaagcagggactgattgagccacttgtgctgaagctgggatatcttgaaaacctgtcctgttggtggccctagaggactggagttggcccgccCCTGAACTAGAATCTGCTTTTTCCCCCCACATGTTTTACCACCAGTACTACTATTTCTAACCACTGCAGAGCACTTATATATTAAATTAATACTAGATATTTTTGTACATCCATTTGACCTGCTCTTATTAAAGtttgtatttttctatttttgttaaaaGCCCCAGCGTTTTGTATGCaaacagtatgtgtatatatatatatacatacacacacacacacacacacacacacacacacacacacacacacacacacatacatacaaataaacattCGAAAAATGATATGTGTGTCAACGGTGTCtggtttgattttttttaatatataagatTGAAGCGGGGTCTCCTGCGCTGAGCCGCggtcatttcagctccggggagaccctgcttcctgagatacaggaggGTGCTGGGCTAGTTGGGGCTATCATAATGGCAGCTTAAATGTCCCGCgccacacaggccaataggaagccgtggcgccatcccttgcggcttcctattggttcgcgtgaccgggacatttgaaCCCGCGGCGCCCCCTAGGGCAGGTATTTTggagggcagggggtccccggagctgagatGAATGGGGTTTAGCGCCAGAGACCCCGGCTTCCCACATTGGGGGGGAAACAGGTTTGTGGAGAACATCTGCTCCTTTAATACACACGTTGTATATAACTTTTATATAGAAGGTGTAATAGTGAGGATGTGTCGCCCAAAACAGGTATACAGCACATGTCACCTATTACCCACAATGCACTGCAGATTACCCGTTATACCCGCACTCAGGGGCCGCGGTTCTGTTCTTCAGGAACTCGTATCGGCACAATTCTCTGTGCACAGCAcagcgcacacagcacacagcactgcacgcacagc
This window encodes:
- the OSGIN1 gene encoding oxidative stress-induced growth inhibitor 1, whose amino-acid sequence is MSVGFQEYPTSALPVVIIGNGPSGICLSYLLSGYTPYVRDGAVHPNPMLQRKLEESPEVPITQQDLEYLSEGLEGRSHSPAALLFDSLLRPDADFVGDADSVLTWKHEPQSAIPHVVLGRDPPGGAWNAIEGPMVTLSRGNWMGLPDFPFKDWMRMKRRNLRDDRATAGDILNYYRHYVKKKRLRENFVSGSVVTSVVRVGKGAQSPHASEIFRRDSGWKGEDAQRKRLFQVTGFVKRGCGSQKPFSIYAENVVLATGTYDSPSWLGVRGEDLPFVRHQISALEEAVKTKQVHQHTDPVLIIGAGLTAADAVLLAHHYNIPVIHAFRRSVSDPALIFNQLPQVMYPEYHKVHQMMREQSAFGHGPYEGYVSLPEHQVVGFQDDNKCVFRDKQGQPKVFSISMALILIGSNPSLSFLAKNGTFLATDSEQPVSAKRNPLDIDPFTYECVQEKGLYAVGPLAGDYFVRFVQGGALAVASSLLKTQKIPP